The DNA sequence GCATCATCACCGCGATGTAGAAAAACGCCTTGGTCTTGCCGGTGGTGTAGCGCGCCATGTAGTAGGCAATCGGGAACGCGACGATGGCGCTGGCGATCGACACCACGACCGCCATGCTCAGGGTGCGCAGGATGATGTCGAAATTCGACGGCTGAAACAGCGCGGCGAAGTTGGCCAGGGTCAGGTCCGGGGTGACCGCCATGGTGAAGTCGTCGAAGGTGTAGAAACCTTGCCACAACAGCACCAGCAACGAGCCCAGATAAATCGCGCCGAACCACAGCAGCGGCGGCACCAGCAGCATCGACAAATACAGGTTCGGTTTGCGGTAGAGCAGGTTGGAAAACTTGCGCAGCGGCGCCGATTGCGGGAGGACGAGGGCGGTCATGTCACACCCCGCTCGCAACGGTGTCGTGCAGCGCAATCATCGCTTCCCGCGCCCAGCGTGCGCTGATGCGCTGACCGGTCTGGTGTTGCGCGCTGCTGTCGATCCATTGATTGTTGGCCTGGCTGATGCTCAGGGTCTGGCCGTTTTCCAGGGTCAGTTCGTAGCGCGTGGCGCTGCCCTGATACTGGATGTCGTGGAGCAGGCCGCTGACTTCGATCTCATGACTGGCCAACGGGCCTTCGGCGAAACGCACGTGTTCCGGGCGGATCGAAAACGGCTGCGGATGACCGCTGAGCTGGCGCGCCAGATCGCCGCGAATCACGTTCGAAGTGCCGACGAATTCGGCGACGAACGTCGTGGTAGGTTTCATGTACAGATTGCGTGGGGTGTCGACCTGTTCGATGCGACCCTTGTTGAACACGGCCACGCGGTCGGACATCGACAGCGCTTCGGTCTGGTCGTGAGTGACGAAGATGAAGGTGATGCCGAGCTGGCGTTGCAGCTTCTTCAGTTCGCTCTGCATCTGTTCACGCAGCTTCAGGTCGAGAGCGCCTAACGGCTCGTCGAGCAACAGCACCCGCGGACGATTGACCAGGGCGCGGGCGAGGGCGACACGTTGGCGCTGACCGCCGGACAACTGCACCGGTTTACGGGCGCCGTAACCGCCGAGGGCGACCATGTCCAACGCCTCTTCGGCGCGTTTGTGGCGCTCGCTCTTGCTTACGCCTTTGACTTTCAAACCGTAGGCGACGTTGTCCAGCACGTTCATGTGCGGGAACAGCGCGTAATCCTGAAACACCGTGTTTACGTCGCGTTGATAGGGCGGCAGACCGGCGGCTTCGGCGCCGTGAATGCGGATCGAGCCAGCGCTCGGTTGCTCGAACCCGGCGATCAGGCGCAGGCACGTGGTCTTGCCGGAACCTGAGGGGCCGAGCATGGAAAAGAACTCGCCGTCCTGGATATCGATGGAAACCCGGTCAACGGCTTTCACTTCGCCGAACTGCCGGGAAACGTTAGTGAACTGGACTGCAAGCGTCATGATGCGGTGCTCCAAAAAGGCGAGGGCCGTCGCAGCGGCCCTGCCTGGACTTCTGAAAAACGAACAACGGTTATCTGTTGCCAGGTGAGATCGCGGTATTGGCGGTGATCTCATGTGGGAGCGAGCTTGCTCGCGAAGACGGTGGGTCAGTCACCTGCAATGTTGGATGCGATACCCACTTCGCGAGCAAGCTCGCTCCCACAGGAAAGATCGATTACCTACCGCCCATAATCGCAATGTAGTCCTGCGTCCACCGGCTATAAGGCACAAACTTCCCACCTTCAGCCTGCGGTGTTTTCCAGAAGGCGATCTTGTCGAACTGATCGAATCCGTTGGTCTTGCAGCCTTCAGCCCCGAGCAACTCACTGCCCTGGCAAGCCGCCGGAACCGCCGGCAACGAACCGAACCAGGCCGCCACGTCACCCTGGACTTTCGGCTGCAGCGACCAGTCCATCCACTTGTAGGCGCAGTTCGGATGTTTGGCCTCGGCGTGCAGCATGGTGGTGTCGGCCCAACCGGTGGCGCCTTCTTTCGGCACGGTCGAAGCGATCGGCTGTTTCTCGTTGATCAGGCCGTTGACCTGATACGGCCAGGCGCTGGACGCGACCACGCCTTCGTTCTTGAAGTCGCTCATCTGCACCGTGGTGTCGTGCCAGTAGCGATGGATCAGCTTCTGCTGGGCGCGCAACAGATCCAGTACGGCTTTGTACTGATCTTCAGTGAGCTGGTACGGATCCTTGATCCCCAGCTCAGGCTTGGTGGACTTCAGGTACAGCGCCGCATCGGCGATGTAGATCGGGCCGTCGTAGGCTTGCACACGGCCCTTGTTCGGCTTGCCGTCGGGCAGGTTCTGCGCGTCGAACACCACGTTCCAGCTGGTCGGCGCGGTCTTGAAGACGTTGGTGTTGTACATCAGCACGTTCGGGCCCCACTGGTACGGGGTGCCGTAGGTCTGGTTGTTGACCACGTACCATGGCGCGTCTTTCAGGCGCGGGTCGAGGGATTTCCAGTTCGGGATCAACGCGGTGTTGATCGGTTGCACACGCTTGCCGACGATCAACCGCAGCGAGGCATCGCCTGACGCGGTCACCAGGTCGTAACCGCCCTTGGCCATCAGGCTGACCATTTCATCGGAGGTGGCGGCGGTTTTCACATTGACCTTGCAGCCGGTTTCCTTTTCGAAACCGGTCACCCAGTCGTAGGCCTTGTCGCTTTCACCGCGTTCGATGTAGCCGGGCCAGGCGACGATATCCAGCTGGCCTTCGCCGGCGCCGACGGCTTTCAGCGGCTCGGCGGCCTGCAGGCTGGCGCTGGCCAGCAGGGCCGTGGTGATTGCACTGAGCAGTGCGGTCTTGTGCACGAACATGGTGAACCCTCTTCTTTAAATTATGGTCGGGGCAGTTGTGAACGCGGTGAAGCATGCCGTCAGCGGCTTGTTATTAGCGTAGTCAGAGATGCTGGCCGTGGCGGGCCATGATGTGCCGCACCACGCTGTAGTCCTGTAGCGAATCGCTGGATAAGTCTTTGCCGTAACCGGAGCGTTTCAGCCCGCCGTGGGGCATTTCGCTGACCAGCATGAAATGGCTGTTGATCCAGGTGCAGCCGTATTGCAGGCGTGCGGCGACCTGCATTGCTTTGTCGAGGTTCTGGGTCCAGACCGACGAGGCGAGGCCGTATTCCGAGTCGTTGGCCCAGTCCACCGCTTGCGCCAGTTCGTCGAAGCGGGTCACGGTCACCACCGGGCCGAACACTTCGCGCTGGACGATTTCATCGCTCTGTTTGCAACCGGCCAGCAACGTTGGCTGATAGAAGAACCCGGCGCCGGAATGCACTGCCGCGCCGGTCACTCGTTCGATGTGCGGCTGACCGAGGGCGCGCTCGACGAAACTGGCCACACGATCACGCTGGCGGGTGCTGATCAGCGGTCCGATTTCGTTGTCGGCATCACGTTTGCCGGCGAAGCGCAGGCTGCTGACCGCCGCGCCGAGTTCGGCCACCAACTTGTCGTGAATCCCGGCCTGGGCGTAGATCCGGCAAGCCGCCGTGCAATCCTGCCCGGCGTTGTAATAGCCATAAGTGCGAACGCCTTCGACCACGGCTTTGAGGTCGGCGTCATTGCAGACGATCACCGGGGCCTTGCCGCCGAGTTCGAGGTGCGTGCGTTTGAGGGTTTTGGCGGCGGCCTGGAGGATTTTCTGGCCGGTGACGATATCGCCGGTCAGCGACACCATGCGCACTTTTGGATGACCGACCAAGTGACTGCCAACGCCTTCGCCACCACCGCAGACGATATTGATCACCCCGCGCGGCAGAATCTCGGCCAGCGCTGGCGCCAGCGCCAGAATCGACAGCGGCGTGTGTTCGGACGGTTTGAACACCAGCGTGTTACCGGCAGCGAGGGCCGGGGCGATCTTCCATGCGGCCATCATGATCGGGTAGTTCCACGGTGCAATCGAGGCGACAACGCCAATCGGATCGCGGCGCACCATGCTGGTGTAGCCCGGCACGTATTCGCCGCTGAGCTGGCCGGTCTGGCAGCGCACGGCGCCGGCGAAGAAGCGGAACACATCGACGGTCGCGGTTAAATCGTCCTGCCGCGCCAGATGCAGCGGCTTGCCGCAGTTCAGGGCTTCGAGGCGGGCGAGGTGGTCAGCGTGTTTTTCGACGGCGTTGGCAATTTCCAGCAGGAAATTCGAGCGCTGTTGCGGAGTAGTGCGCGACCACTCGGCAAAGGCGCGGTGGGCGGCGAGGATGGCGGCTTCGACTTGTTCGGTGCTGGCTTCGGCGATCTGGGTCAGAACTTCGCCGGTGGCCGGGTTGAGGATCGGTTCGACAAAACCCTGGCCGGCGATCAATTCGCCGTCGATCAGCAACGCGGTGTGCATGTGGGTCTGCGCGCCAGCCATTTTCCGGGATCTCTTTTCTTGTGTGGTCATATTGCTCCCTGTTCCGGGAGCCGACCGTCTTATAGATGCAGCAAGACTAGTGCGCGGCTCCGGGGTCGACAAATTCTAAATACTGAAGGTGGCATTCGATTAAATAGATGGCTTGCGTCCGCCGTGAGGCTGTTCGCGGGCCACGGTCAGGAAAGGATCGACCAACGCGGGGCGAGCGGTGCCGCGACGCCAGGCCAGGCCGACGTCGAGGGTCTGGCTGAGGTCGGCAATCGGCCGCGCTTCAATGATGTCGCCTTCCAGCGACCAGGGGCGGTAGGTCATGTCGGGCTGGATCGAAACACCGAGACCCGCCGCCACCAGACTTCGCACGGCTTCTGTGGAAGCGGTTCTCAAAGTGATTTTGGGTTGCAGCCCGGCGCCACGCCAAAGGCGTTGGGCATTGCGATCCATCTCGTCGACATTCAGCTGAATCAACGGCTCCCGGGCAACGTCGGCGAGGTTGATGCTGTCGTGTTCCAGCAGCGGATGCTGGGCCGGCAGCCACAAGCGGTGCGGCGAGTGGGTCAGCACTTCGGTCTGCAAGGCGTGACGGTCTTCGAGGTTGGAGAGGATCAGCACGCCGACATCGATCTCGCCGCTGACCAGCAGATGCTCGATGTACGGCCGCTCATCCTCCATCACCCGGATTTCGACATTGGGGTAGGCACGCTGGAAGCGGGTGAGCAAATCCGCCAGGTAATAACCGGCCACCAGACTGGTCACCCCGACAATCAACTGCCCCGCGACCTGATCGGTGCTTTGTTGCAGGCTGCGTTTGGCGTTGTCCACGGTCGCCAGAATCAGGTGCGCCTGGCGCAGGAACTGGTGTCCCTGATGGGTGAGGGTCATGCCCTTGGCGTGGCGATTGAACAGGCTGACGCCGATTTCTTCCTCCAGTTGCTGAATGGCCAGGGTCAGGGTCGACTGGGATATGAACGCAGTTTGCGCGGCGGCCGAGATCGAGCCGGTCTCGGCCACGGCAATGAAATGGCGGATCTGACGCAGGGTCATCATGGAAGGTTTACCCGGTGGGCGGTTTTTATAGATTGCCTCGAGTGTATATCTATTTTCGCGAAGGGCTGCGGTGGGTCAGGCAACATCTGGAAGCACACTCGCACCCAAGTCACGGGCACTTTCGAACTAGGCTGAGGGCCTTATTGATCCGGATAACCCCTGTTTGGAGACGGAACATGAACACCCGTGGATTGCTCGATCAACTCCTCAAGTCCGGCCAGGATCTGCTGCAGAACAAGGCGGGCGGGGCGCAGAACAAACCGGCTGCCGGTGGCTTGGGCGGTTTGCTGGGCGGATCTTCCAGTAATGGCGCACTCGGCGGTTTGCTGTCAGGCGCAGGCGGCGGTGCCCTGGCGGCCGGGGCCATGGGCCTGTTGCTGGGCAGCAAAAAGGCCCGCAAGGTTGGCGGTAAAGTCGCTATCTACGGCGGCCTCGCCGCACTGGGCGTGATCGCCTACAAAGCCTACGGCAACTGGAACGCCCAAAAAGGCATCGCCCCGCAAAGCGAACCGCAAACCCTCGATCGCCTGCCACCGGCGCAAGTCGAGCAACACAGCCAGGCCATCCTCAAGGCCCTGGTCGCCGCCGCCAAAGCCGACGGCCACATCGACGACCGTGAACGCCAACTGATCGAGGGCGAATTCACCCGACTCGACAACGATCAGGAACTCAAACACTGGCTCCACGCCGAACTCAACAAACCCCTCGACCCCACCGACGTCGCCCGTGCGGCGAGCACGCCGGAGATGGCCGCCGAGATGTACGTGGCGAGCGTGATGATGGTGGATGAGGAGAACTTCATGGAGAAGAGCTATCTGGATGAACTGGCGCGGCAGTTGAAGCTGGAGCCGGGGTTGAAGGTGGAGCTGGAGAAGCAGGTCCGTGTGGCTACCCTGTAGAACCGCTGTCATCGATACAAGAACCCGCGATCCTGCACAGGATGGCGGGTTCTTTCGTTGCAGCGAGCGGCTCCGCAGATGAACAGGCGCTTGCGGTGTCGTCGGCCCCTTAACAACTGAAATGGCCGATCCATCGCCCCTTTTTGCCGATGCGCCACTGGTACGCCGACCGCCGATTGCCGGAAAGTCCCTGTCCAGAGCCCGTCGTGTTTTATGACCGGAAGGCCTGAGCGCGGCAAACCGTCTTATAAATGAAACACCGCCCTCAGCTATACTCCCCCGCATTTCGACCCGCCCCGAGGACTGACTGTGAAGAACTGGACGTTGCGCCAACGCATTTTGGCGAGCTTTGCGGTGATTATCGCCATCATGCTGCTGATGGTGGTCGTCTCGTATTCGCGGCTGCTGAAGATCGAAGCCAGTGAAAACAGCGTCCGTGACGACGCGATTCCCGGCGTCTACTACAGCTCGATGATTCGTGGCGCGTGGGTCGACAGTTATCTGCAGACCCAGGAGTTGCTCGGCCTCAAGCAGGGCGAGGGCATCAGCACTGAAGATGCGGCGGACTACAAGGCGTTCGAAACCCGCTTGCAGGAGCAGATGGCCAACTACCGCAGCACCATGGCGACGGATGAAGACCGTAACGAGTTCGCTGCTTTCGAGAAGTATCACGAGGCTTACATGCAGATCCAGAATTCGGTTCTGGACTTGCACAAGCGCAATCTGGAAGCCGATGCGGTCAAGCTGTTCAATGAGAAACTGACCCCGACCTGGTACAGCGGCCGGATGAAGCTCAACGACATCATTGGCGAGAACAAGAAAGTCGCCGATCAGGCCATGGCCAACATTGACGAAGCGGTGTCGGCGGCCAAGGTCAGCATGTTCACCTCGTTGCTGATCGCCGTGCTGGCCGCCGGCCTCTGTGGTCTGTTGCTGATGCGCGCAATCATGGCGCCGATGAACCGCATCGTGCAGATCCTCGACATCATGCGCACGGGCGATCTGAGCAGCCGCTTGAACCTCGAGCGCAAGGACGAGTTCGGCGCGGTGGAAACCGGCTTCAACGACATGATGGCCGAGCTGACTTCGCTGGTATCGCAGGCCCAGCGCTCGTCGGTGCAGGTCACCACCTCGGTGACCGAGATCGCCGCCACCTCCAAACAACAGCAGGCCACCGCCACCGAAACTGCTGCGACCACGACTGAAATCGGCGCGACGTCCCGCGAAATCGCGGCGACCTCCCGCGACCTGGTGCGCACCATGACCGAAGTCTCCACCGCCGCCGATCAGGCCTCGGTGCTGGCCGGTTCCGGGCAGCAAGGTTTGGCGCGGATGGAAGACACCATGCACTCGGTGATGGGCGCGGCGGATCTGGTGAACGCCAAACTGGCGATCCTCAACGAGAAGGCCGGCAACATCAATCAGGTGGTGGTGACCATCGTCAAGGTCGCCGACCAGACCAACCTGCTGTCCCTGAACGCCGCGATCGAAGCGGAGAAGGCCGGCGAATACGGTCGCGGTTTCGCCGTGGTCGCCACCGAAGTGCGGCGTCTGGCGGATCAGACCGCTGTTGCCACGTATGACATCGAACAGATGGTCCGCGAGATCCAGTCGGCGGTCTCCGCCGGGGTGATGGGCATGGACAAGTTCTCCGAGGAAGTGCGTCGCGGCATGGCCGAAGTGCAGCAAGTCGGCGAACAGCTGTCGCAGATCATCCATCAGGTGCAGGCGCTGGCGCCGCGAGTGTTGATGGTCAACGAGGGCATGCAGGCCCAGGCCACCGGCGCCGAACAGATCAACCATGCGCTGGTGCAACTGGGTGATGCCAGCAGCCAGACGGTCGAGTCGTTGCGTCAGGCCAGTTTCGCCATCGACGAACTGAGTCAGGTGGCCGTGGGCCTGCGCAGCGGCGTTTCGCGATTCAAAGTCTGATGAGCGAAATCACCGCCAAACGCAGCGCTGCACCGGTGGCGAAGCAGGCGTTGTTCCTGCTGTTTCGCATCGGCAGCGAACGCTACGCCTTGCGTGCAACGGAAGTGGCCGAAGTGCTGCCGCGCCTGCCGTTGAAGCCGATTGCCCGGGCGCCGCACTGGGTGGCGGGGGTGTTCGCCTATCGCGGCACGGTGGTGCCGGTGATCGACCTCAGTGCCCTGACTTTCGGCCAGCCTGCCGAGGCGCGCACCAGTACGCGACTGGTGCTGGTGCATTACCGCGCGGATGACTCGCAACCCTCGCAATGGCTGGGGCTGATCCTCGAACAGGCCACCGATACCCTGCGCTGCAACCCGGAGGATTTCCGGCCGTACGGCCTCGACAATCGTCAGGCGCCGTACCTGGGCCCGGTGCGTGAAGACGCGCAAGGGCTGGTGCAGTGGGTGCGGGTCAACGACTTGCTGGACGAGTCGGTGCGCACGCTGCTGTTCCCGTCACCGCCGCTGGACCCAAAGCGGCTTGAGGAGCAGCCATGAGCAGCGACCAGCGCTTCTTCGATTTCCTCAAGGAACGCATCGGCCTCGATGTCGCCTCGGTCGGGCCGGCGATCATCGAGCGGGCCGTGCGCCAGCGCATCACCCTGTCGCAAACGGTGAATGCCGATGAGTACTGGCAGGCCCTGCAAGGCTCGCGGGATGAACAGCAGGCGCTGATCGAAGCGGTGATCGTCCCCGAGACCTGGTTTTTCCGTTACCCGGAATCCTTCGCCACCCTGGGCAAACTGGCGCGCAAACGCCTGGGTGAACTGAACAACATGCGCGCGCTGCGCATCCTCAGCCTGCCGTGTTCCACCGGTGAAGAACCCTATTCGATTGCCATGGCGTTGCTCGATGCCGGCCTCAAGCCCCATCAGTTCAAGGTCGATGGCATGGACGTCAGCCCTCTGTCGGTGGACAAAGCGCGGCGGGCGTTGTACGGCAAGAACTCGTTCCGCGGCCAGGAGCTGGACTTCCGTGAGCGGCATTTTTTCGCCGAGAACGACGGCTATCGGGTGAATGAAATTGTCCGCGAGCAGGTGCGCCTGCATGTCGGCAACGTGCTCGATCCGTCATTGCTGGTCAACGAGCCGCCGTTCGATTTCGTGTTCTGTCGCAACCTGCTGATCTATTTCGACCAGCCGACCCAGCAGCAGGTATTTGCGGTGCTGAAGCGCCTGACCCATGTCGATGGCGTGCTGTTTATCGGCCCCGCCGAGGGCAGTCTGCTCGGGCGTTTGGGCATGCGCTCGATCGGGATTCCGCAGTCCTTCGCCTTCAGCCGTCACAGCGAACCGCAGCCCGAACCGTTGCCGTTGCCGATGCCGACCGCGACTGCCGTGCCGTTGCCTGTGCGCCAGCCGGTGCGCAGCACGCCACCGCCGCCAGTGCGTAACCGTCCGTTTGCTGGCGTGACGCCTTTGCCCGCGACGGCTAAAAGCACCAACCCCGACGCCGCGACGTTGCTGGCCAACATCGCCGCCCTGGCCAACGAAGGCAAAAGTGCCGAGGCCCGGGCCGCGTGCGAACAGTATTTGCGCAGCCATGAGCCGGTGGCCCAGGTGTTTTACTGGCTCGGCCTGCTGAGCGATGTGGCCGGCAGCGCCCTCGAAGCCCAGGGCTTTTACCGAAAAGCGCTGTACCTCGAACCGCAACACCCCGAAGCCTTGATGCACCTGGCTGCGTTGCTGCAGGCCCAGGGCGACACGGCCGGCGCCAGACGATTGCAGGAGCGCGCCGCCCGCAGCGACCGCACCGCCGACAGTGAGCGTAAACGATGATCCCGTCCGACACCTTGAACGTCACCCACGAAGACGCCCGGGCCATCGACGATTGCTGGAACCGCATCGGCATCCACGGCGACAAGTCCTGTCCGCTGCTGGACGAGCACATCCATTGCCGCAATTGCTCGGTGTATTCCGCCGCCGCCACGCGTTTGCTCGACCGCTATGCGTTACAGCAGGACGAGCGCGACCCGGTGGCGACCCAGATTGAAACCGAGCTGAAGACCCGCTCGCTGCTGATGTTCCGTCTCGGCGAAGAATGGCTCGGCCTGGCCACCCGCAGTCTGGTTGAGGTCGCGCCGTTGCAGGCGATTCACTCGCTGCCGCACCAGCGCTCCCGGGCCTTGCTCGGCGTGGCGAACGTGCGCGGTGCGCTGGTGGCGTGCCTGTCGCTGGTCGAACTGCTCGACCTCGACAGCAACGTAGCCCCGGCGACCGGCGCGCGGATCATGCCGCGCATGCTGATCATCTCGGCCCAGGGCGGGCCGGTGGTGGTGCCGGTGGACGAGGTCGACGGGATTCACGCCATCGACGAGCGAATCCTTGATGCCGCGTCACGTTCCGGCGCACAGGCCAGCGCCAAATACACCCGAGGCGTGCTCCCTTTCAAAGGTCGCAGCCTGCGTTGGCTGGATGAAGAACAGCTGTTGTCCGCCGTGTCCCGGAGCCTCACATGACCCCCGAGCAAATGCGCGACGCCTCCCTGCTGGAGCTGTTCAGCCTCGAAGCCGAAGCCCAGACCCAAGTGCTCAGCGCCGGGCTGCTGGCGCTGGAGCGCAACCCGACCCAGGCTGATCAGCTCGAATCGTGCATGCGCGCGGCGCACTCGTTGAAAGGCGCGGCGCGGATTGTCGGCATCGACAGCGGCGTCAGCGTCGCCCACGTGATGGAAGATTGCCTGGTCAGCGCCCAGGAAGGGCGGTTGTTCCTGCGCCCCGAGCATATCGACGCGTTGTTGCAGGGCACCGATCTGCTGATGCGCATCGCCACCCCGGCCAATGGCCCGCAACCGGCGGACATCGAGGCTTACGTGGCGTTGATGGGTGGTTTGCTCGACCCTACGGCACCGGCCGTGGTGCCTGCCGCTCCGAGTGCGCCACCGATGGCGGAGTTGCAGCTTCAGCCACCGCCAGTGGTTGAACCGGCCCCGGTTGAAATCCCGGTCGAGGTTGCCGAGCCAGAACCCGCGCCGCGCAAGAGCAAGCGCACCACTGAAGGTGGCGAGCGGGTGCTGCGGGTCACCGCCGAACGCCTGAACAGCCTGCTCGATCTGTCGAGCAAATCCCTGGTGGAAACCCAGCGCCTCAAGCCGCACCTGGCCACCATGCAGCGTCTCAAACGCATGCAGAACAACGGCCTGCGGGCGCTGGAAAGTCTCAACGTTCATCTCAAGGAGCACGCCCTTAGCCTTGAAGCTCAAGAGGCGCTGGAAGACGCGCGCCGTTTGCTTGCCGAATCCCAGCAACTGCTGGCAGAGAAAAACGCCGAACTCGACGAGTTTGCCTGGCAAGCGAGTCAGCGCGCACAAGTGCTCTACGACACCGCGCTGGCCTGCCGCATGCGGCCGTTCGCCGATGTGTTGTCCGGTCAGGTGCGGATGGTGCGCGACCTCGGTCGCAGCCTCGGCAAACAGGTGCGGCTGGAGATCGAGGGCGAGAAGACTCAGGTCGACCGCGATGTACTGGAAAAACTCGAAGCTCCGCTGACGCACCTGTTGCGCAATGCGGTCGATCACGGCATCGAAACCCCGGAAGAACGGCTGCTCAAAGGCAAATCCGAAGAAGGCCTGATTCGTCTGCGTGCCTCGCATCAGGCCGGTCTGCTGGTGCTGGAATTGAGCGACGACGGAAATGGCGTGGATCTGGAAAAGGTCCGTCGCAGCATCGTCGAACGTCAGTTGTCGCCGTCCGAAACCGCCGCGCAGTTGAGTGAAGAAGAACTGCTGACCTTCCTGTTTCTGCCGGGTTTCAGCCTGCGGGACAAGGTCACCGAAGTGTCCGGCCGTGGCGTCGGCCTCGATGCCGTTCAGCACATGGTTCGCCAGTTGCGCGGTGCGGTGGTGCTGGAACAGACGGCGGGTGAGGGCAGTCGCTTCCATCTGGAAGTGCCGCTGACCCTGTCGGTGGTGCGCAGCCTGGTGGTGGAAGTCGGCGACGAAGCCTACGCCTTCCCGCT is a window from the Pseudomonas gozinkensis genome containing:
- a CDS encoding hybrid sensor histidine kinase/response regulator; this encodes MTPEQMRDASLLELFSLEAEAQTQVLSAGLLALERNPTQADQLESCMRAAHSLKGAARIVGIDSGVSVAHVMEDCLVSAQEGRLFLRPEHIDALLQGTDLLMRIATPANGPQPADIEAYVALMGGLLDPTAPAVVPAAPSAPPMAELQLQPPPVVEPAPVEIPVEVAEPEPAPRKSKRTTEGGERVLRVTAERLNSLLDLSSKSLVETQRLKPHLATMQRLKRMQNNGLRALESLNVHLKEHALSLEAQEALEDARRLLAESQQLLAEKNAELDEFAWQASQRAQVLYDTALACRMRPFADVLSGQVRMVRDLGRSLGKQVRLEIEGEKTQVDRDVLEKLEAPLTHLLRNAVDHGIETPEERLLKGKSEEGLIRLRASHQAGLLVLELSDDGNGVDLEKVRRSIVERQLSPSETAAQLSEEELLTFLFLPGFSLRDKVTEVSGRGVGLDAVQHMVRQLRGAVVLEQTAGEGSRFHLEVPLTLSVVRSLVVEVGDEAYAFPLAHIERMCDLAPEDIVQVEGRQHFWHEGRHVGLVAASQLLQRPASQNSGDTLKVVVIRERDAIYGVAVERFIGERTLVVLPLDERLGKVQDISAGALLDDGSVVLIVDVEDMLRSVDKLLNTGRLERIARHGHQAAEAARKRILVVDDSLTVRELQRKLLLNRGYDVAVAVDGMDGWNALRSEDFDLLITDIDMPRMDGIELVSLLRRDNRLQSLPVMVVSYKDREEDRRRGLDAGADYYLAKASFHDDALLDAVVELIGGARA